Proteins from a single region of bacterium:
- a CDS encoding SH3 domain-containing protein, giving the protein MIVKRYNTIFLLSVMVFLTVCGSVIWSQKSKPRHAPDTLDGVEPEMLSPGYWIALQPDADEIIMTSDEIAAFNERVRSKHVVFRDYFGKPDPLENDFELTQIKGPVMNPLLPIELPDTLPGDSLRVRLGKNIEWLYSRDFYDNRNAIYSDTMRREIVNDMNIDAVPDIITRRFGIVVNHSNVRHYPTAVPGYSDTQWELDMFQATALLIGNPVAVIHQSADGDFLYIESPVTRGWVPAENIALADRETVRALTDDRNFLMATGHRIPVYGDPAFSGFARYLYFSAIMPLIRQDKGGYTVKMPYRRPDGSLGVANGYIRPDADVHKGYLPYTKRNVITQAFKLLNQPYGWADQDNKRSCAGTMRVLLRCFGIKTGRHPSFILSASDHQFYIDPSLSTEEKMARVAALEPVITMAGNYGHIVLYLGRARNGKLYYFHQAGWGYDDENGDHVIVNRTTLNPLDHPWYDVHRANVYTTFRKQP; this is encoded by the coding sequence ATGATCGTAAAAAGATATAACACGATATTCCTGCTGTCGGTAATGGTTTTTCTGACAGTGTGCGGTTCAGTTATATGGTCACAGAAATCAAAGCCCCGTCATGCTCCGGATACTCTTGACGGCGTCGAGCCCGAAATGCTTTCCCCCGGTTACTGGATAGCCCTGCAGCCTGACGCTGATGAGATTATCATGACATCGGACGAAATCGCCGCGTTCAATGAGCGCGTCCGCAGTAAACACGTCGTTTTCAGGGATTACTTCGGCAAGCCCGACCCGCTCGAAAATGATTTCGAGCTCACTCAGATCAAAGGGCCTGTCATGAATCCGCTTCTGCCCATCGAACTGCCCGATACGCTTCCGGGGGACAGCCTCAGGGTGCGTCTCGGAAAAAACATCGAGTGGCTCTACTCCCGCGACTTCTATGACAACAGGAATGCCATATACAGCGACACCATGCGCCGTGAGATTGTGAACGACATGAATATCGATGCCGTCCCCGATATCATTACGAGACGGTTCGGGATCGTTGTCAACCACAGCAATGTCCGCCACTATCCGACCGCAGTACCGGGATACAGCGACACGCAGTGGGAACTGGACATGTTCCAGGCCACCGCGCTCCTTATCGGAAATCCTGTCGCCGTGATTCACCAGTCGGCCGATGGTGATTTCCTGTATATCGAAAGCCCCGTCACCCGTGGATGGGTTCCTGCGGAGAACATAGCGCTCGCTGACAGGGAAACGGTGCGGGCGCTGACCGACGACAGGAATTTTCTTATGGCGACCGGTCACCGCATTCCTGTTTACGGCGATCCCGCGTTTTCCGGTTTTGCACGGTATCTCTATTTTTCGGCGATCATGCCCCTTATCAGGCAGGACAAAGGGGGATATACCGTAAAAATGCCGTACCGCAGGCCAGACGGGTCGCTTGGTGTCGCGAACGGGTATATCAGGCCGGATGCCGATGTCCATAAAGGGTATCTGCCCTATACCAAGCGGAACGTTATCACACAGGCTTTCAAACTCCTCAATCAGCCGTACGGGTGGGCCGACCAGGACAATAAGCGGAGCTGCGCCGGAACGATGCGTGTCCTTCTCAGGTGTTTCGGGATAAAGACAGGGAGACATCCGTCATTTATCCTGAGCGCTTCCGACCACCAGTTCTATATCGACCCGTCCCTGAGCACCGAAGAAAAAATGGCCCGGGTCGCCGCGCTCGAGCCGGTTATAACCATGGCGGGTAATTACGGTCATATTGTCCTGTATCTCGGCAGAGCCCGTAATGGGAAACTCTATTATTTCCACCAGGCAGGCTGGGGATACGACGATGAAAACGGCGATCATGTCATTGTCAACCGCACAACCCTGAATCCTCTCGATCATCCCTGGTACGATGTCCACCGGGCGAATGTCTATACGACCTTCAGAAAGCAGCCATAA